TGGCGGGCGAGATGGCCACCCCCGAGCAGGTTAAGGAACTGCGCCAGCGTTACCACTTCGACGATCCCCTGCATGTCCAGCTCGTCCTCTATTTCAAACAACTCGCACGGGGCGACCTGGGTATGAGCCTTTACTCGGGACGAAAGGTCCTGGACGATCTTGTGGAGCGTTTTCCGGCCACCCTGGAGCTGACCCTCGTTTCCATGCTCCTCTCGATACTTATCGGGGTACCCCTGGGGATCGTAGCGGCCCTCAAGCGCAATTCCACACTGGACCACCTGCTGCGGGGGGTGACGGTCGGGGGGCTGGCTATCGCGAGCTTCTGGCTGGGGATCATGCTCCAGCTCTTCTTCAGCATGTGGCTGGGCATCACCCCTCTTGGCGGACGGATCGACACTGAGCCTCCCACCTTCATCACCGGAATGTACATCCTGGATTCCCTCCTCACCCTCAATTGGGGGGCCCTTTGGAGTTCCCTACGGCATATGGCTCTCCCCGCCCTCACCCTGGCCTTCGCCTCCTTCGCCACCATCACCCGGTTTACCCGTTCCGGTGTCCTGGACGTGGTGCAGCAGGACTATATCCTCTATGAGAGGTCCATGGGTCTGCCCCCGCGGCTCATCATCTACAAGTACATGCTGCGGAACGCTATCATCGCCACCGTGACCCAGATCGGACTCCTGTTCGGCCTGCTCCTGGCCGGTACCGTTGTCATTGAGACGGTCTTCGACTGGCCGGGTCTGGGGCTTTACGCCTTCAACGCCATCGTGCTTTCGGATTATCAGGCCATCCTGGGGGTGACCCTCTGGGCGGGTATCGCTTACGTGACCGTGAATCTCCTGGTGGACGTGGCCATCAGCCTGGTCGATCCTAGGAAGGCGGAACTATGACAGGATTTCGGCTTGCATGGAGGAAGTTTACAAGGGACCGGCTGGCCTTAACGGGCTTCCTCATCATCCTTAGTCTCGTGGCAGCCGCATTGTTTGCAGGCCTTTTAGCCCCTTACCCCGAGGACACCTTTCGCATACATCCGGCCGAGCGGTTGAGCCCGCCTTCCGCTGAGCACCTTCTCGGAACGGACAGCATGGGCCGGGATATCCTGAGTCGTCTCCTTTTCGGCGCCAGGGTCACGCTTGTCATCTCAATGATCGCCGTGGGGGTCTCCCTCCTGATCGGTGTTCCCCTGGGGCTCCTGGCCGGGTACTTCGAGAACTGGTTCAGC
The sequence above is drawn from the Deltaproteobacteria bacterium genome and encodes:
- a CDS encoding ABC transporter permease; the encoded protein is MQFSLLIYTLKRILYAVPTIFGLLILVFVISRVIPADPAALVAGEMATPEQVKELRQRYHFDDPLHVQLVLYFKQLARGDLGMSLYSGRKVLDDLVERFPATLELTLVSMLLSILIGVPLGIVAALKRNSTLDHLLRGVTVGGLAIASFWLGIMLQLFFSMWLGITPLGGRIDTEPPTFITGMYILDSLLTLNWGALWSSLRHMALPALTLAFASFATITRFTRSGVLDVVQQDYILYERSMGLPPRLIIYKYMLRNAIIATVTQIGLLFGLLLAGTVVIETVFDWPGLGLYAFNAIVLSDYQAILGVTLWAGIAYVTVNLLVDVAISLVDPRKAEL